The DNA window GCGCGCACGGCGGCGCGCACGAGTTCGGCGCGGTGGGGGGCGATCTCGTTGGCGGTCAGGCGGGCCCCGCGCTGGGCGGCGCGCGCGCCCAGGAGGGCGGCCTTGCCGCCGGGGCCGGCGCACAGGTCCAGCCAGCGCTCGTCGCGGCCCTGGAGCGGGGCCTCGGACAGGATGAGGGCGGTGAGCTGGCTGCCCTCGTCCTCGACGCCGGCCCGTCCCTCGCGCACGGCGGCGATGCGTCCGGGGTCGCCCCCGGCCAGGACGACGGCGCAGGGGCTGAGGTCCCCCATCCGCGGTTCCTCGTGGGCGGCGGCGCCGGCGGCGCGGGCGAGCTGCTCGGGGGCGATGAGCCCCGGTCGGGCGCACAGGACGACCTGCGGGTCGGCGTTGTCGGCGGCGAGCAGGTCGGCCAGTTCGGCCTGGTCGCGCCCGTTGGCGGTCAGGGCCTGGCGCATGGCCTTGACGATCCACGGCGGGTGGGAGTGGGTGCGGCTCAGGGCGGTCGTCTCGTCGGGCGCCTCCCGGCGCAGGAGGGCCAGCCAGTCGTCCGCATTGCGGCGGGCCGCGCGGCGCAGGACGGCGTTGACCAGTTTGGCCGACCCGCGTCCGGCGGCCCGGGCGGCCAGGTCGACGGTGGCGGACACGGCGCCGTGGACGGCGACCCGCATGCCCAGGATCTGGTGGACGCCCAGGCGCAGCACGTCCAGGACGACGTCGTCGAGCTCGTCCAGGGGCCGGTCGACGCAGTGGGCGAGGATGGCGTCGTACCTGCCGCGCAGGCGCAGGGTGCCGTAGGTCAGGGCGGTGGCGAAGCCGGCGTCGCGCCGGTTCAGGCGCTCGGCGTCGAGCAGGGGCGGCAGGATGAGGTTGGCGAAGGCGCCGTCCCGGCGGACCCTGGTCAGGGCCTCCAGGGCGATGCGGCGGGCCGGGTCATCCGCGGGTTCGCGGCGCGGCGTCTCGCCCCGGCGGCGGTCGTCGGGACGGCCCCGTCCGTCCTCGCCCCCGGCGCCGGCCCGGCCCAAACCCGCCCGTCCCACGCGGCGGTCGCGGCGGTCGCGGCGGTCGGGGCGCGTGCGGCCGGTCACTGGACGGGTTCCTGCTGGTCGTCGTCGCCCAGGGTGGCGCCGGGGGCCGGGCGGGCGCCGCGGGCCCAGGCGTCGGCCGCCATCCAGTTCCTGCCCGCGGGGGCGAGCCGCCCCAGGCGCACGGCGCACGTGCCGGTGCCCACGAGCACCTCGTGGCCGGCGGCGCGCAGGGCGCCGGGGGGCAGGTCGGTGATGCCGGGGACCGGTTCGACCGGGCCCAGGCGCAGCCGGACCCCCCGGTAGGAGGTGTGGGCGCCGGGGGCGGGGGTGAGGGCGCGGATGCGGGCGTCGACGTCCCGGGCCGCCTCGGTCCAGTCCACGAGCCCGTCGCGGGCGCTCAGGGGCGGGGCGAGGCTGACGCCCTCCTCCCCCTGGGGGACGGCCACGGCGGTACCCTCCTCCAGGGACGCCAGGACCCCCATGACGAGCGGGGCGCCGGCGTCGGCCAGGCGGGCGAGCAGGTCGCCGCCGGTGTCGCGCGGCCCGATCGGCTCGGTCAGGCGGGCGTAGACGGGCCCGGTGTCCAGGCCCTCCTCCAGGCGGAAGACGCAGGCGCCCGTCACGGCGTCGCCGGCCATGAGCGCCCGTTGGACGGGGGCGGCGCCGCGCCAGGCGGGCAGCAGGGAGAAGTGGAGGTTGATCCAGCCGTGGGCGGGGACGTCCAGCAGCGCGGGGGGCACGATGCGCCCGTAGGCGACGACGACGGCGACGTCGGCGCCCAGGGAGCGCACCCAGGTGCGGGCCGACTCGTCCCTCAGGGTGGCGGGGGTGCGCACGTCCAGGCCGGAGGCGCGGGCCAGGGCGGCCACCGGCGAGGGGCGCAGGGCCCGCCCGCGCCCGCGGCGCGCGTCGGGGCGGGTCAGCACGCCGACGACCTCGTGGTCCGGGGAGTCAATGAGGGCCCGCAGCGAGGGCAGGGCGGCCTCGGGGGTGCCTGCGAAGAGAACGCGCATGGGGTCAGTCTACGAGGGCGTCCAGCAGGCCCCGGTCGGTCAGGTCGGCGCGCAGGCACCCGGCGCCGCGGAACAGGTGGGTGGCCAGGCCCAGGGCGGCGGCGGCGTCGGTATTGGCCGGGGAGTCGTCGACGAGGAGGACGCCGGCGGCGTCGAGCCCGTAGCGCTCCAGCAGCACCCGGAAGATGGCCGGGTCGGGCTTGGTCAGGTGCTCCTGGCCGGAGACGACGATCCCGCTGAAGCGCTCGAGCTGGGGCACGCGGGGGCGGCCGAAGGCGGCGAACAGCTCGTGGTTGAAGTTCGTCAGGGCGTACAGGCGGACCCCGGCGTCGAGCAGGTCGTCCACGACGGCGCCCACGCCGGGGACCGGGCCGGTGAGCGAGTCCGGGAAGTGGCGCCAGTAGTCGGCCAGGAGATCGGCCCAGTCGGGGCGGTCGGGGCGGGCGCGCCCCAGGGCGGCGAGGATGTCGTCGAAGGGGACCCCGGCGTCGGCCATCTCGTTCCAGCGGGAGAACTCCCCCTCGGCCACGAACTCCTCCCACGCCCGGGCGCTGCGCCGCCCCGCCAGCGCCCCGTGGGACTCCCAGGCGTACAGGACGTTGCCGTAGTCGAAGACGACGGCCCCCGGTCGCCGCGCCGTGCCAGTGCCGGTCATGGGGGCATTGTGGCACGCGCAGGCTCCGGTTGCGCTCACCACAGGACGGTGGGGTCGAGCTCGACGCGCACCGCCTCCTGGCGGTGCGCGGAGCGTTCGCGGGCCCACAGGGCCAGGGCGTCGGCCAGTTCGCGCCCCCGCGACGACGGGACGCGGATGAGGGCGCGGTGGACGGCCCCGGGCGGCGTCCCAGTCGACGGGCCGGGCGCGGCGTCGGGCGACGGGGGGCCGGGCGGGGCTCCGGCGCCTGGGGCGGGCACGGGGCCGAGCACGTCCCAGTCGGCGGCCCGGGCGGCGTCCAGCAGGGCCCCGACGGCGCGGGGCGGGCCGTCCAGGCGGGCGCAGCGCCAGGCGGGCGGCAGGCGCAGCTCGGCGCGCTCGGCCAGCTCGCGGCGGGCGAAGCCGGCGTGGTCCCAGCGCACCAGGGCCTGGGAGACAGCCGCGTCGGCCCCGCCCAGCAGGATGACCCTGGCGTCGGCGCGGGCCAGGGCGACGGCGTTGGCCCACAGGCGCAGGGCCTCGCAGGCGGCGCCCAGCTGCGGGCGGGCCGACAGGGCGGCGCCGTCGAGCAGGAGGACGGCGCGGTAGCCGCCCTCGGCGACGGGCTCGGCGCCGGGGGTGGCCACGACGAGCCGGGGGCGGGAGTCGACCGCGGCGATGACGCCGTGGTCCTCCCGGGCCCCGGAGACGACGACGGGCACGCCGGGGAAGGCGCGGCCGAGCTCCTCGCCGGTGCGCGTCGAGCCGACCCCGGTCATGCGCAGGGCGGACCCCCCGCAGGCGGGGCAGGTCCATGACGTGGCGGCGCGGGCGCACCAGCGGCAGCTCGTGGTGCCGTCGCGCCCCCGGGACAGGGGCCCGCCGCAGGCGGGGCAACGGGCGCCGGCGCGGCAGGTCCCGCAGGCCAGGCGCAGGACGTAGCCGCCGCGGGGCACCTGGACCAGGGCGGGGCCCCGCTCCAGGGCGCGGCGCAGGGCCCGGTGGGCCAGGGAGGGGATGCGGGCGCGGCCACTGGCGCCCTCGGCGTCGAGCTCGGGTGCGCCGGGGGCCTCGATGCGCGCCACGGCGCGGCGCACGAGGTTGCGCGGCGCACTCAGGTCGGCGGCCCAGCCCCGCTCGACGTAGCCGTGGGCCTCGACGCTGCGGGCGTGGCCGGCGATGAGCAGGCCGGCGCCCTCCAGGCCGGAGCGCAGCGCCAGGACGGTGCGGGCGTGGACGTAGGGGGCGCGGGGCTCGTCGAGGCGGTCGTCGCCGTCGTCCCAGATGGCGGCCAGGCCCAGGCGGGGCACGGGGGCGAAGGCGGCGGCGCGGGTGCCCACCGCCAGGCGGGCGCGCCCCAGCAGGAGGCGCACGAAGGCGCGGTAGCGGCGGGCGGGGCCGTGCTCGGCGGACAGGACCTCGACCGGCTCGCCCTCCAGCTCGCGCTCCAGGCGCCGGGCCAGGGCCTCGGCCCGCGCGGTGGTGGCCACGACGACGAGCCCGCCGCGTCCGGAGGCCAGGGTCGCCCGCAGGGCCCGGGCGAGGAGGGTCTGCCAGGGGGCGACCAGGCCGGGGCGCCCGGGCAGGGCGGTCCACACGGCCCGCGGGCGGTGGCCGGCGGCGAGCTCGCCGAGCAGTTCGGGCCCGCCCAGGTAGGCGCCCCAGCCGGCGGCGTCGACGGGGGGCGGGCGCCAGACGGGCAGCGGCGGGGCGGGGCGCTCGCGCTCGGCGCGCTCGGCGGCCGCGTGCCGGGCGGGCACGGCCAGGCGCATCACGTCGGCGCGCGTGCCGGCGGCGCGGGCGGCCACGGCCCCGACCAGGCGCATGGTGGCCGGGGTGAGGACCGGCAGGTCGGAGACCACGCGCCCCAGGGGCGCCAGGCGTCCGGGGCGGGTGGTGGTGGCGCCGCGCTCCCAGATCCAGCCGCGCACGTCCTTGCCGCCGAAGCGCACGACGACGCGGGTGCCGATCCCGGCGGCGGCGTCCAGGCGGGGCGGGACGAGGTAGTCGAAGAGCCGGTCCAGGTGCGGCACGGGGCTGTCGAGCAGGACGCGGGCCACCGGGTCCGTCACGCCGTCGGCGGCCACGCGCCGCTCGGCGGGGGCGGGCACGGCGAGCAGGGCGTCCTGCCGGGCCAGTTCGCTCACGCCCCCTCCCCGGTCCCCGCTCGGCGCCGCGCCGTCAGACGGCGGCCTGCAACGCCTGGGCGCAGTCGGTGGCCTCCCAGCTGAAGCCGGGCCTGCCGAAGTGGCCGTAGGCGCTGGTGGCCCTGTAGATGGGGCGCAGCAGGTCGAGCCGGGCGATCATGGCGGCCGGCCGCAGGTCGAAGACCTCCTCAATGGCGGCGCGGATCCGCTCCACCGGGACCGTGTGGGTGCCGAAGGTCTCAATGTGCAGGCCCACGGGGCGGGCCGAGCCGATGGCGTAGGCGACCTGGATCTCGCAGCGCCGGGCCAGGCCGGCGGCGACGACGTTCTTGGCGACCCAGCGCATGGCGTAGGAGGCGGAGCGGTCCACCTTCGAGGGATCCTTGCCGGAGAAGGCGCCGCCGCCGTGGCGCGCCATGCCGCCGTAGGTGTCGACGATGATCTTGCGGCCGGTCAGCCCCACGTCCCCGGCGGGCCCGCCGATGACGAACCGGCCCGACGGGTTAATGAGGATCTGGGCGTCGGCGGCGTCCAGCTCCAGGCCCTTGGCCTCCTCGGCGGCGAGCACGGGGGCGATCACCTCGGTGGCGACGGCGTCGGTCAGGGCGGCCCGGCCCAGGTCCGGGTCGTGCTGGGCGGAGACGACGACGGCGGCCAGGCGGGCGGGCCGGTCCCCGTCGTAGTCGATGGTGACCTGCGTCTTGCCGTCGGGGCGCAGGCCGTCCACGACGCCCCGCTTGCGCACGAGCGCGAGCCGCTCGGCCAGGCGGTGGGCCAGGTGGATGGGCAGGGGCATGAGCTCGGCCGTGTCGGTGCAGGCGTAGCCGAACATGAGGCCCTGGTCGCCGGCGCCCTGGAGGTCGAGGGGGTCGCGGCCGGCCTCCTGGCGGGCCTGGAGGGAGGCGTCCACCCCGGCGGCGATGTCCGGGGACTGGCGGCCCACGGAGACCAGGACGTCGCAGGAGGCGCCGTCGAAGCCGACCTCGGGGGAGGTGTAGCCGATGGCGGCGATCTCCTCGTGCACGATCCGCGGAATCTCCACGCGGGCGCTGGTGGTCACCTCGCCCGCCACGTGCACCAGGCCGGGCGTGGCCATGGTCTCCACCGCGACGCGGGCGGAGGGGTCCTGGGCCAGGATGGCGTCCAGGACGGCGTCGGAGATGCGGTCGCAGACCTTGTCGGGGTGGCCCTCGGTGACAGACTCCGAGGTGAACAGGCGGGAGGAGGGGCGGCGCGAGGCGGTCACGGCCCCACCCTACCGGCGGCCTCCGACGCCAATGGCGTGGCCTGGCGCACGCGGATCCCCGGGTCGGGATCGGCGCGCCGGCGGGCGCGATACCGTCCGACGCGCCGGACGGATCAGCGCCCCAGGCGCCGGGCGATCAGGGCGATCAGGGCGCGGGCGACCTCGTCCTTGCTGCCGGCGGCGCGGGCGACCTCGGCGCCGGCGGCGTCGAGCACGACGACGGAGTTGGGCACGTCCCCGAAGCCGGTGGCGGGACCCACGGCGTTGACGGCCAGCAGGTCGGCGCCCTTGCGGCGGGCCTTGGCGGCCCCGTGGGCCAGGACGTCACCGGTCTCGTCGCCGGTCTCGGCGGCGAAGCCGACCAGGAGGGTGCGCCCGGGCGCGGGGCGGGGCGGGTCGGCGGCCAGGCCCGCCAGCACGTCGGGGTTGGCCACCAGCTCCAGGGCCGGGGGGGCGGGCTCGGCCCCATCGGGGCCCGGCGGAGGCTTCTTCAGCTTGACGTCCAGCGGGCGGGCGGGCCGGAAATCGGCCACCGCCGCGGCCATGACGACCGCGTCCGCGTCCCGGGCCGCGCCGCGCACGGCGTCGCGCAGCTCCAGGGCGGTTCCCACGGGGAGGATCTCGACGCCGCCGGGGACCAGGCCCAGGACCTCGGGGCCGATATTGGCCGCCACCAGGACAACGTCGGCCCCGGCGCGCGCGGCGGCCGCGGCCAGGGCGACGCCCTGGCGCCCCGAGGAGCGGTTGCCCAGGTAGCGCACCGGGTCGATCGGCTCGCGGGTCCCGCCCGCCGAGACGACCACGCGCAGTCCGGCCAGGGGCGCGCCCCCGCCCGGGGCGAGGGCCGCGGGATCCTCCGCGTCGTCGGCGCCGGAGGCGGTGGCGGCGGCGCGCGCGCCGCCCAGGACGGCCAGGGCCCGCTCGACGATCCGCTCGGGCTCGGGCAGTCGCCCCGCGCCCACGTCGCCGCCGGTCAGGGGCCCGATGTCGGGGTCGATGACCGTCAGGCCCCGGCGGCGCAGCGTCGCCACGTTCTCCGCCGTGGCCGGGTTGGTCCACATCTGGGTGTGCATGGCCGGGGCGAGGACCACGGGCGCCCGCGTGGTCAGGATCGTGGCCGTCAGCAGGTCGTCGGCCCGGCCCGCCGCGACCCTGGCCAGCAGGTCGGCGGTGGCGGGCGCCACGACGACCAGGTCGGCCCTCTCCCCCAGCGCCACGTGCGAGACGGCGGCCGGGTCGTCGAACAGGCCCGTGGACACCGGCCCCCCGGCGACGGCGGCCAGGGCGGGCGCCCCGATGAAGCGCAGGGCGGCGGCGGTGGCCACCACCTCGACCTCGTGGCCGGCGCGGCGCAGCAGCCGGATGACGGTCGGCGCCTTGTAGGCGGACACGGAGCCGGCCACTCCCACGACGACGCGCCGCGCGCCGGCGCCGGTCGCGCTCACCGGCCGGCTCAGAACTCGATATTGTCCAGGTCGCCCGGGGTCTGGGCGTCCTCGCCCGTCGCCAGGGGCGCCGTGTCCAGGGGGATGTCGGGGAACACGTCCGCCTCGGCGGCGCGGCGGGCCTCCTCGGCGGCGGCGCGCCGGGCGCGGGCGTCCTCGCCGGAGATGACCTCGAGCTTGTCGGCGGCGATCTCGCGCAGCGCCACGCTCAGGGGCTTCTCCTCCGGTTCGGTGTCCACCAGGGGCGGGAAGAACTCGAAGCGGTTCTCCTCCAGCTGCCGGGTGTAGGCGTTGATCTGGCGGGCGCGCTTGGCGGCCTCCACCACGAGCCCGTACTTCGAGTCGACCTTCTTGAGCAGGTCGTCGATGGGCGGGTTGGTGATGCCCTCGGGGCGGGCGGAGGTTCCGAGCATGTGCGGCCTGCTTTCGTGGGTGCTGGCGGACGAAGAGCGGATCAAGTCTAGCCCGACAGCCCCATCAGTCCCTCCAGTTCGTCCGTGGCGCGCGACACGGTGTCGTTGACAATGACGTGGTCGAACTCGCCGGCGGCCCCCAGCTCGACGCGGGCGGTGGCCAGGCGCCGGGCCCGCTCCCCCTCCCCCTCCGTGCCGCGGCCCGCAAGCCGGGCCACCAGCTCGTCCCAGCTGGGCGGGGCGACGAAGACCAGTCGGGCCCCGGGCATGGAGCGGCGCACCTGGCGGGCGCCGTCGAGATCGATCTCCACCAGCGCCGGGCGGCCGGCGTCGAGCTCGGCCTGGACGGGGCCGCGGGGCGTGCCGTAGCGGTGCAGGCCGTGGACCAGCGCCCACTCGAGCATCTGGCCGGTGGCGACGAGGCGGTCGAATTCCTCGTCCGTGACGAAGCGGTAGTGCACCCCGTCGATCTCCCCGGGCCGCGGGGCGCGGGTGGTGGCGGACACGGACACGAACAGGTCGGGGTGGCGCCGGCGCAGCTCGGCGACGATCGTGCCCTTGCCGACGGCGGTGGGGCCCGCCAGGACGGTCAGGCGGCCGGGGGCGGGGCGGGGGTCGCTCATGGGCCCATCATGGCCCACGCCGGCCCGCCCCCGGGCACCGGCGCGGGGGCTCAGGCCCCCAGTGCGGCCGCCGCAGCCGCCGCGGCCCGCCGCGCCGCCGCCCGCAGCCCGTCGACGTCCGGGCCGGCCCTCAGCACGCCGCGGGACGTGGAGGCCAGGACCTGGGAGCGGGCCGGGCCGAAGACGGTCTCCAGTTCGGCGGCGCCCGCCCCCTGGGCGCCCACGCCCGGCGCCAGGAGGGGCCCGCCCGACCCGAGCAGGTCCAGGCCCAGTCCGGCCACCGCCCCGCCAGTGGTCGCCCCGATCACCAGGCCCACGTCGCCCAGGACGCCGGCGGCCCGGGCGGCGGCGTTGGAGACGCTCACCCCCTCCACCACGCCGGCAGCCACCGAGCGCCCGTCCGCGCCCCGGGCGTGCTGGACGCCCGCCCCCTCCGGGTTGGAGGTCAGGGCCAGGACGAACGCGCCGCGCCCCGAGGCCGCCGCCGCCCCCAGGGCCGGGGCGAGGGACCCGTAGCCCAGGTAGGGCGAGAGGGTGATGGCGTCGGCGGCCAGGGGGGCGCCGTCAACCAGGTAGGCCTGGGCGTAGCCGGCCATGGTCGAGCCGATGTCGCCGCGCTTGACGTCCAGGACGCTCAGCGTCCCGCACTGGCGCAGCGCCGCCAGGGTCTGCTCCAGGACGGCGATCCCGGCGGCCCCGTGCCGCTCGAAGAAGGCCGACTGCGGCTTGACGGCGGCCACCCGCCCGCCCACGGCCTCCACCACGCGCAGGCAGAAGTCCCGCAGGCCGGCCGCATCGTCGCCCAGGCCCCAGGCCTCCAGCAGCTGGCGGTGCGGGTCGATGCCCACGCACAGCGGCCCGTGCTCGGCCATGGCCGCGGCCAGGCGCGCCCCGAAGGGCGGGCGCCCGGGCCCCGGCCCCTCGTCCCGGCCCGTTCCCGTCCCGCTCATGCGCGCACCCCCCGCTCGGCGCGGCGAGCCGCCCGGTCGGCGTCGTGCTGCTGGAGGCTGCGGACCCGGAAGGGGCCCCGCAGCTGCGCCTCCAGGGCCTGGACGGCCGCCTGGAGCTCCTGGACCGTGGTGATAATGGGCTTGTCCGCGCTGGTGGTGGCCGCCCGGATGGAGTAGCCGTCGGCGCGGGCCCCCTGGCCCTTGGGGGTGTTGACGACCATGTCGATGGCCCCGGACTCGATCAGGCCCACGATCGTCATCTCCCCGCGCTCGCTCACGCCCTCGCTGACCTTGCGCACCGCGGTCGCCGGAATGCCGTTGCGCCGCAGCACCTGGGCGGTGCCCGTGGTCGCCAGAATGGTGAAGCCCAGCTCGGCCAGGCGCGCCACCGGCAGCACAATGGCCCGCTTGTCCCGGTCGGCCACGGACACGAACAGGGTCCCCTCCCCCGGCAGGCCCCCGTAGGCGCCGGCCTGCGACTTGGCGAAGGCCCGCGGGAAGTCCACGTCGTAGCCCATGACCTCGCCCGTCGAGCGCATCTCCGGGCCCAGGACGGTGTCCACGGCCCGCCCCTCGGGGGTGCGGAAGCGCCGGAAGGGCAGGACCGCCTCCTTGACGGCGATCGGGTCGAAGGGGTCGGAGGCGGCCGCGTCCGACTCCGGCAGGCGCCCGGCCCGCCGCAGGGAGGCGATCGTCTCCCCCGCCATGAGCAGGGCGGCGGCCTTGGCCAGCTGCACGCCCGTGGCCTTGGACACGAAGGGCACGGTGCGGCTGGCCCTCGGGTTGGCCTCGATGACGTAGAGGGTGTCGCTCATGAGGGCGAACTGGATGTTGATCAGGCCTCGCACGCCCACGCCGTCGGCGATGGCCCGCGTGGAGCGGCGGATGCGGGCGATCTCCGCGTCCGACAGGCTCATGGGCGGCAGCACGCAGGCGGAGTCGCCGGAGTGGATGCCGGCCTCCTCGATGTGCTCCATGACCCCGCCCAGGAACAGCTCGGTCCCGTCGTACAGGGCGTCGACGTCGATCTCAATGGCGTCGTCGAGGAACCGGTCGATGAGCAGGGGGCCGTTGGCGTAGGCGCCCCCGCTCTCCGCCCCGGCGCGCGCCAGGTAGTCGACCAGGCCCTCGCGGTCGTAGACGATCTCCATGCCCCGCCCGCCCAGCACGTAGCTGGGGCGCACCAGCACCGGGAAGCCGATCCGCCCGGCCACGTCCAGGGCCTGCTCGTCGCTCAGGGCCGTGCCGTGGGCGGGTGCGGGCAGGCCCGCCCGCTCCAGCACGACGCCGAAGGCCTGCCGGTCCTCGGCGGCGTCGATGGCCTCGGGGCTGGTGCCCAGGATCGGCACGCCCGCGGCCCTGAGGCGGGCCGCCAGCGACAGGGGCGTCTGCCCGCCCAGCTGGACGATCATGCCCGCCACCGGCCCGGCGGCCAGCTCGGCCTCGTAGACCTCCATGACGTCCTCGAAGGTCAGCGGCTCGAAGTAGAGCCGGTCGGACACGTCGTAGTCGGTGGACACGGTCTCGGGGTTGCAGTTGACCATGACGGTCTCGTAGCGCCCGGCCAGCGCCATGGCGGCGTGCACGCACGAGTAGTCGAACTCGATGCCCTGGCCGATGCGGTTGGGGCCGCTCCCCAGGATAATGACGGCCTCGCGCTGGCGCGGCGCCACCTCGCTCTCCAGGTCGTAGGAGGAGTAGTGGTAGGGGGTGCGGGCGGCGAACTCGGCGGCGCAGGTGTCCACGGTCTTGTAGACCGGCCGCAGGCCGAAGGCGTGGCGGACCTCGCGCACCGTGTCCTCCCCGATGCCCCGCAGGGCGGCGACCTGGACGTCGGAGAAGCCGTGGCGCTTGGCCAGCGCCAGCACGTCGCGGGTCAGGGCCGGGGCGCCGGCCACCTCCTCGGCGACCTCCTGGAGCAGCACCATCTGGTCCAGGAACCAGGGGTCGATGCGGGTGGCCTCGAACAGCTCCTCCACGCCCGCGCCCCCGCGGATGGCCTGCTGGACGTCCAGCAGCCGGTGCTCGGCGGGCACCGCCGCGCGCTCGATCAGGGCGGCGGTGGCCACGGCGTCGGGCGCCGGCCCGTCCCAGTGGAAGACCGCGCCCCGCTTGTCGATCGAGCGCATGGCCTTCTGGAGGGCCTCGGTGAAGGACCGGCCGATGGCCATGGCCTCGCCCACCGACTTCATGGTGGTGGTCAGCACCGGGTCGGCGCCGCGGAACTTCTCGAAGGCGAAGCGCGGCACCTTGACCACCACGTAGTCCAGGGTCGGCTCGAAGGAGGCGGGGGTGGAGCCGGTGATGTCGTTGGGGATCTCGTCGAGGGTGTAGCCCACGGCCAGGCGGGCGGCGATCTTGGCAATGGGGAAGCCGGTGGCCTTGGACGCCAGGGCCGAGGAGCGCGAGACCCGCGGGTTCATCTCAATGACGATAATGCGCCCGGTGGCGGGGTCGACGGCGAACTGGATATTGCACCCGCCGGTGTCCACCCCCACCTCGCGGATGACGGCGATGCCGATGTCGCGCAGGCGCTGCATCTCCCGGTCGGTCAGGGTCAGAGCCGGGGCCACCGTAATGGAGTCGCCGGTGTGCACGCCCACGGGATCGACGTTCTCGATGGAGCACACCACCACGACGTTGTCCGCCTTGTCGCGCATGAGCTCGAGCTCGTACTCCTTCCAGCCCAGGATGGACTCCTCCAGGAGTACCTCGGTGGTGCGCGAGGCGGCCAGGCCGGCCCCGCAGATGCGCTCCAGGTCGGCGTCGTCGCGGGCGATGCCGCTGCCCAACCCGCCCATGGTGAAGGAGGGGCGCACCACCACGGGGTAGCCGCCCAGGGCCTCGACGCCCTCGCGGCACTGGTCCATGGTGTGGGCAATGACGGACCGGGCCACCTCGGCCCCGCAGCGCTCGACGACGGCCTTGAACTCGTCGCGGTCCTCCCCGGCGGTAATGGCCTCGGCGGACGCGCCGATGAGTTCGACGCCGTAGCGCTCCAGGACGCCGGACTCCACCAGGCTCATGGCGGCGTTGAGGGCGGTCTGCCCGCCCAGGGTGGGCAGCAGGGCGTCGGGGCGCTCCGCGGCGATAATGGCGGTGAGCACCTCGGCGGTAATGGGCTCGACGTAGGTGGCGTCGGCCATGTCCGGGTCGGTCATAATGGTCGCCGGGTTGGAGTTGACCAGGATGACGCGGATCCCCTCCCCCCGCAGCACGCGGCAGGCCTGGGTGCCGGAGTAGTCGAATTCGCAGGCCTGCCCGATGACAATGGGCCCGGACCCGATGACCAGGACGGAGCGGATGTCGGGACGAAGCGGCATATCAGTCCTCCTGGGGGGTCGTTCCGCCGGCCGCGCCGGCACTGTCGCGCCCGGCGTCGTCGGGCCCGTCGCGCCCGGCGTCGCGGTGGGCGCGCATGAGGCGCACGAAGCGGTCGAACAGGTGCTCGCCGTCGTGGGGGCCGGCGGCGGCCTCGGGGTGGTACTGGACGGAGAAGGCCGGCAGGTCCAGGGCGCGCAGCCCCTCGACGACGCCGTCGTTGAGGCCCACGTGACTGACCTCGACGCGCCCGTAGCGGCCCAGGTCGTAGGGCGCCAGGCTCGGTTCGTCGACGGGGGCGTCGACGGCGAAGCCGTGGTTGTGGGCGGTGATCTCCACCCGTCCGGTGGCCCGGTCGAGCACGGGCTGGTTGACGCCGCGGTGCCCGTAGTCGAGCTTGTAGGTGCCGTAGCCCAGGGCCCGTCCGAACAGCTGGTTGCCCAGGCAGATGCCGAAGAAGGGGATGCGGGCGTCGAGCACCCCGCGCAGCAGTTCGACCTCGCTCACGGCCGTGCCCGGGTCACCGGGGCCGTTGGAGAAGAACACGCCGTCGGGGTGCAGGGCCAGGACCTCGGCGAGGGTGGTCGACTGCGGCAGGACATGGACGCGCACGCCCCGCTCGGCCAGCTGCCAGGGGGTGCGGGCCTTAATGCCCAGGTCGATGGCGGCCACGACGGCCACGGGCTCGGCGCCGGCGAAGTCCCCGGAGGGCTCGACGACGTAGCCCTCGGACGTGGTCACCTCGGCGGCCAGGGCCTGGCCCGCCATGCGCGGCTCGCGGCGCACGGCGTCCA is part of the Actinomyces sp. oral taxon 414 genome and encodes:
- the carA gene encoding glutamine-hydrolyzing carbamoyl-phosphate synthase small subunit, yielding MSPLGPARPAAAVSPAAAVSPAAAVSPAGPARPARSPALLVLEDGYVLRGRAYGATGRTVGEIVFNTGMTGYQETLTDPSYHRQIVVQTAPHIGNTGVNDEDPESGRIWVAGYVVRDPARRASSWRARRELEDELAGAGVVGVCEVDTRALTRHLRERGAMRAGIFSGEALPAGADDAAGPSRAAVDICLDAVRREPRMAGQALAAEVTTSEGYVVEPSGDFAGAEPVAVVAAIDLGIKARTPWQLAERGVRVHVLPQSTTLAEVLALHPDGVFFSNGPGDPGTAVSEVELLRGVLDARIPFFGICLGNQLFGRALGYGTYKLDYGHRGVNQPVLDRATGRVEITAHNHGFAVDAPVDEPSLAPYDLGRYGRVEVSHVGLNDGVVEGLRALDLPAFSVQYHPEAAAGPHDGEHLFDRFVRLMRAHRDAGRDGPDDAGRDSAGAAGGTTPQED